AATCAGTAATAAGGTAttccttaaaaaaaacactaaaagtaatttaaatcaaaatGCAAATTATgaagtaaaagaaaaaatcaaTTTAGATACGGATGaaagaatatataatgatgaatttttctataaaaaaggaaatgtGTTATGtagtaaaaaaatgaaattaatattacACGTATTAAATAGAACAAAGTGGTTtgatttcaaatttttttctccatctaaaattaatttatttttaagattAAAAGGGAAAAAAGGGAGTTACAATGATATATCAACCTTAATACATTCAATCAATTTAGGTGATGATCTTTTTATaacaatattaaataaagaaaaccAAACAAAATTGAGAGATTTATTATACCCATGTTCTTCTGGTGATTTCttaactataaaaaaaaataaagaatacgaaattaaacataaaaatatctCATCTGTGAAAGAAAaagatttatattataacaaTTATCCATTAAATGAcgataatataattataaaaattttaaaaaaattcagggaaaatttaaatataagtgatgatataaaattcttaattcatgtaaaaaaaaggataccTATATTCAGTGGATTAGGAGGAGGATCATCTAATGGTGCTacacttttttattttttagaaaaacatttttataagtATTTAAAGGtggatgaattaaaaaatgattttataaaagaaattggTAGTGacatatctttttttaaaagctCAGGTTTTGCATATTGTACAGGTAAAGGTAATGATATAATTGATTTAAAGAGTGTTTTTTCTGATATCTTAAAAGACagaatttatttattcaaatTTAATAAAGGCTTATCAACAAAAGTAGTTTACGAAAATGTTaattataacaaaataaTACAATATAATCCAATTAACTTATtagaatatattattaattcaaataagttcactaaaattattgaagaaaaagaaaaaacatatatgAAATCATTTGTTAATTTGGAAAGTAAACAActacaaaatatatttataaatgatTTAGAACATTCAGCTTTCTTTTTagagaaaaagataaaagaaattaa
The genomic region above belongs to Plasmodium relictum strain SGS1 genome assembly, chromosome: 10 and contains:
- the IspE gene encoding 4-diphosphocytidyl-2-C-methyl-D-erythritol kinase, putative, translated to MKFSININAIIFLFINLVFFNLAHKNVLNKNSVVTIKKLKNSKRKLSNFYFINQNRKISNKVFLKKNTKSNLNQNANYEVKEKINLDTDERIYNDEFFYKKGNVLCSKKMKLILHVLNRTKWFDFKFFSPSKINLFLRLKGKKGSYNDISTLIHSINLGDDLFITILNKENQTKLRDLLYPCSSGDFLTIKKNKEYEIKHKNISSVKEKDLYYNNYPLNDDNIIIKILKKFRENLNISDDIKFLIHVKKRIPIFSGLGGGSSNGATLFYFLEKHFYKYLKVDELKNDFIKEIGSDISFFKSSGFAYCTGKGNDIIDLKSVFSDILKDRIYLFKFNKGLSTKVVYENVNYNKIIQYNPINLLEYIINSNKFTKIIEEKEKTYMKSFVNLESKQLQNIFINDLEHSAFFLEKKIKEIKEMLIDKNIFDVVTMSGSGSALFALPKNNINLNLEKIKIKNLINDLKKKLNVNVKVYLCKILRKNENIWYKPNEIAKAIK